A region of the Gadus morhua chromosome 1, gadMor3.0, whole genome shotgun sequence genome:
gtggtggtataatatgtcccctttaacactAATCAGTGTTGTCACCAATCATGTATTTGTTAATAGCTTGGTTATGTGTTGGCTTGTCCTGTCCTTCCCAGATCCTGACCCAGTGCTGAGTCCTATGGTAATCAGTTGGTTGGTGTCGGGCCTGACGTTTGTCGTCGCgctcatcattatcatcatcgtgGCCAAGGTCCTATGCCAAAGGGAGGAGAAGCCGTCTGAGCtggagagggagacgaggaCCTGTGAGTTGTTTTGGAAGCTAATACTCTTCATCCTGTCAATCTAATGTAGAGTTGAGGTTAATCTATCGATTGAACTGTGAGTTCAGGAATGTGTTCTTTATCTGTTTCTCCTGCAGGTGTGGACAACACTTACGTTGCCTTATCAATCAACAAGATATGACGAGCATTGCAAAGGGTGAATACATCCTAAGGTATAGGATATATCAATACATTGATTCATTTTTCGGTTTTTATACCACCAAAATGTAGTTGTAATTTGAGGCATGCTGCATTTTGTAAGTTTTCGTCAGCTAAACATGAGAAtagatttattattttttaataaattattattataattaattttTTGCCCTTTGAATTATGTTGAATCGTTAAATTAAAATCAGTTCAGTGCCAGCATTATATGGTCAGccaaagttattttaaaatagTGACTGCAACTATTTTTGTGGCTATGTGTTAAGCTATGATGCTAGCAATATACATTTTGTGTTTGCCGTTCCTGTTCCACGCATTTGTATCATTTATTTGTATCAATTTTCAGTTTAGGAAAACCAGGTGGAATGAGGATATTATGGCATACTATTGGTCGATAATTTCCCCCATTTTTTTCAGTCTGGCAAGACCTTGGAGCTGGCGAATGGCTCTGATGGATCCTTAGTTAAACAGAACATTTGCATTGTACTCCAGTGGTCGACTGGCATTTTGATGATGGCAAATGCTTTGATGTTGTAGCTTCAAAGTTGAGCCCCCTTGTGGAATGGCTGCTGGGACGTGTGCGGTTATTGATGAGGCCAGAGCAAACTCCAAAGAGCTGCACAGCGATAGGTATACCCCGCtcaacccccacaccccctcttTAAAATACTAAAAGCAGTTTGAGGATGGGACGTTAAGTAAGACCAGATGTACCGTCATGCTGAACACTAACCACAACTATGttaaacaaacaacataacctTTGTGCCAATGGGGATAAATTGGAAAGGACAGCGGGTGTGGTGGCAGTTTCACTGTAGTATGTTCGGACCTCTTGTATTAAATCATGGATATAGAAGACCTACCAAGGATGCAAGGAATTTAGAAATGAAGTCCACATTGAACTAGTACTAGACTTCAGATTCACTCAGGCTATTGCTGTAATCCCATGTTTAAATGTGCAGAATGGTAATGGCGACTTGAATGAACCTGCAAAGAATGTGTTCCTCAGGTGTCCATGTGTAATTTGTATGTACACAGGGTGTCcaacgttttatttatttttactaagTAACACTAACAAGCTCCACTACGCCCATGTCTTATCTCCTACAGATAAATGATCCTTAAAGGATTAGACGTTTTCTAGTTTAAGTAGTGAGACGACCCCTATTATTCTAGTCCTTTAGCAATAAGTGTGTAAATAAACAGTATCGTCAACTGTACCGCTCCGTGTATTGGGAGCCACTGGTGTTAAACAGGTTTTATATTTCAGAGTTACAGGTTTGACTGTTAAATCCGCCGATAATGctgtattgtatatttcattttgGCAACTACGGTGGAGCAAGCTGAATATTAAATGAAGTACGCTATTGTTTGCCCTTTGTAGTAGGTTTTTTCCACATTTGATTTGGTATTAAGGTGATGGAATTGTTTTTTTAACTTAAAATGACAACTGCATTTTATAGGGTTGATcaaatttattttaaataatgtaaagTATTATATGCAGTGAATAACAACAATGGTCAGGAAATACAACATGGAATTGGCAACGCAGTACAAATGCTAATTTCGGAAGGAAGTGACAGGCTCTCTTATATAAGTGTCAAATGTAACAGATTCTGCCACCAGAAGCTTCTACTAAATGTTTCTAATGCCTTCtaacactttatttatttattcaacaaaTCCCCAACTAAATGCTAACATTTCAGCAGTCATACAATACAATTTCTGTTCTTGACAGTTCGGTCATTTATGTACATAGATGGAAACAACACGACTGATCGAAATATTTTGTTCTTGCCACGGCCCCAGGGTTAATCAATATGGACTGAAGAAACTGTACATAAATAATAAAGCAAATCTGTGCTTTATACTATAGTGTTGCTTTGGAAAAATAGTTTTTAGACTGGCAAAGTACATATTCCTCGTTTAGAGGGATTGGATTTATTCCATATACTTTTGAAAAAGTATTAAAAAGGTGAATGAAACACTGCATTCCCCATTAAAATCCAGAGGGAATTTACTTTACTTGTTTAAAAGGCTCACTGTGTGTGGACTCCATGTTGCAAATCACAAAGTACAGAAACACTGCAACAATCAGAAAGACCAGAAACTGTACCCAAAGTGGAATGAGGCGATGAGACTTCTCCTCCGGAACGGGCACGCTACATTTCACTGGGGTGGCGTTTGAGTAGGACGCAGTGCTGTAAGTCAAAGGTGTGTCGTAGTGCCTAAAAAAACAATTATATTTTACCTCAAAGCATTATAAAAAGGATTTCTGAAGAACTTTTCAGTGTAAAACAGTGCGCATGTGCACGGGTTGGCAGACAATCATGTACATGGCTTCTACTGTGTTCATTAAAGCAGTCAGAACTCATTGCTACAATGTACTGACATTCCACAACATTTGCTAATGCATCTTTGTTCGGTGCCTTTGTGAAATGAGAATGGGAAGATTTGTTTACATACATGAGGACTCTAGGTACATTGAAGTGATTACAGTGATGACTATTGCAACAAGATTGTGCCCATTTTTAAAGATCCTTTAAGACCACAGCAGCAGTCTTCAGCACCAATCAATTATGACTTAATGCCAAACCCATTCTGATACTTTTGGTTGCTTCATTGGTGAATGCCACAAtcccaaaaaaaaatatgtaggaCTTGTCCTTTGAAGAGACAAACCTAAAAGTAAATTCAAATGGAAAATGAGTTAGTACTTACTTGTCAACAACATCTGGACTCCTGTAGACCTCAGACCTTGATCGTAAGTAGGGATTTCTAAAAGGGGAATAAAAAAACATAGTTTTTGTTGTGTTCTGTGAAATATGAAGAAATGCAGTACACTGATAACTTACTCATCCTGAAGGTTCCTTTGAGCGTACTCCTGGCCTGAATGAGAGTATTGTTCCCTGATTGGAAATGACATGTTATCTTTAAGAGTTCAGATAAGCGTGTTTCAGTTGCCGTTATAGTAAGTAAATGTGAGGTTATAGAATAATTTGATGTAATTTTGAATCTTACCTGTCTCCATAGCCTTCACTCATAgactgaagaaaataaaacaggGCGTAAAGGAACAATTGATACATGATGTATTTCAGATACATATGATAAAGTCGATGTTTTAGGATACTTACAGGTGACCTATAGCTCAAATAGGTAACTTCTTCCTCTGAAATTAgaacaacaaaaatagataagaTCCGATCGTTTTTTCTTGTAATGCCTTGCTCTGAAGAGTTATTACTGTGGAATAACTTCCAAAGACCTAACATTTAGGAAGTGATCAAGCCAGCCAGGTGTAGACAATGAGGTAGAATGAGGATGTTTGAATATGACAATATTCCCCACGGGAGTCCTCCTCTGTGCGGCCCTGTTAGTTTGTCCACCCAGGGTGAAACCCATGTTGAAATTGAAAGACTGTGACAATGTTTTCCCAAcactaaacttttttttttacgttaatAATGCGACCTCTATTCACCATGATACCTAACAACCATGGGGGGTTAGGTATCATGGTGAATATAGGTCGCATTGTTAACATACTTTTCTCATAACGAGCATCAAATAGGAGCCAGGGAATGTTGGTTAATGTTTACACAAACTGTTTTTTTATGGATTAATCTCGGATAAACTCCGAACTCAGGAAGCTGGTGAAACATAACGCTTGCTATCTACCTTGTATGTACATGGAGATATTGCCATATGGACATGGCTCTAGGAGTAACTTTCTTACCCTCTTCTCTGTAGTAGGTTTTGTCGGATGATGGTTTTGCCTTTCCCTTATTACCCATGGCCTGTTGTATCTTCTTTTCGTACAGCGATCTGGTTGAATCTATTGTTAGtcgaaacaaaacaaatcaatatcCAATACTAATAAACCACTCCATAACGTAAACTCCATATCAACATTGGGGATTCTACTGACCCACAATCGGTCCGTGCTTTATTCCATATTCATCAAGAAGTGCGCTTATTTCTTGGTCGGATTTGTTGCTCAGCGTGGACATGGTGTTGTTTTGAGTTCCTTAAACAGGCTAACTTTGGTCAAACAGTGCGTGAAATGTACACAAACTACGATATTATACAGCCACAATCTACTAAGACGAAACCAACTATTTTGGTGCCTAACTATGAAATATAGAGTATGTTTGTTTCACTCGATGGACAAGGGCAGTTCCCGCTTTGGTTCCCTAATCCAAATAAGTAACTCCACCCATCTTGGCAACGGCTGTTAAAAGTACACCAAACGCGCGCACCCAGGCGCCACAGATGACTCACAAGCGGCAGTTCCGTTTCCTTTTGGCGGTGATGGTTTTCGTTTTGAAGCTTGAGCAGCGATGCAGGGGCGCCGCCCATGGCCATAGTTTGTcctggatcttttttttttgttgacaaAATAGCTCTGTCATATATCTTGCATTGTATCCCTcgatctttaaaaaaaaaataagaagaaaattATCGTTGTTCAAGGAACAAAACTATGgatcctcctgtgtgtgtgtgtgtgtgtgtgtgtgtgtgtgtgtgtgtgtgtgtgtgtgtgtgtgtgtgtgtgtgtgtgtggcacaccaacagcaaaaaaaaactgCCTAGAAACTTCCCTGGCACCACCTTTTTAAGTATTCATATAAACATGAAAAACAATTCCTTTTTGTATTCCACTATTGCCTGGccctatatctatataataaaGAGACAATATGTAACGTTGACACCAGGCGTTCAGAAAGGGTACTGCAGTCCAAATTCACCAATGGAGAGAGTTCCTCTAGTGATGGATataatgattattttccttgattcagttcgCGTCGTTCAGTTTGCCAAGATGAGTCGTTCAGAATGGTTCGtttgttcgttcgttcagtccaGTTTCCGGCGGTAAATCGAATCACTGTCATGGTTCTCagctgaggccccgtccacacggagcctcaacgggcgaaaacgatccggttttgTTTCATGCAGTTCAgaaatatctccgtaaagacgaattCATTGtcaaaccgcatcgagctgtagaaacgctgtagtaaatattcaaggcgctggttctccacagaaaaaattggagcgcatcaagcctgtgCGCATACAGCCTGCACGCTGTatgcaaacattcagtcacaaggagattcaaccttttaaattgagcagaaatactttttaatgtacagttagtaattacatttatcaaggggctgtatttaaagctacaaaaagcatacaaatacaataataaattaattaatcgCAACTCTGACGtgccccagctggtgggggggcaaATGAGGTTATCATTTGTGTTTCAgccgtccacacgaatcctaacacgaaacagCATAgatccggatagatttgaaaccaccctcggacatggtttcagaattgtgcggtttcgggcaccggattcgccgactccgtgtggacggggcctgagtcagtcagactcagcttctccctcgttctcattaGTGATGGACtcaatgattattttccttgatttAGTTTGCGTcattcagttcgccaagaagagTCATTCAGAATAGtttgttcgttcgttcagtcgagtttccggtagcggactagcggtgaatcgaatcatggaatgcacggttctcagctgagtcagtcagactcagctcctccctcgttctcattctcaaacgatcgtgGAAGTCGGTCATCAATCAGCACAACATTACTACTTTAACCTaacgcagcgggatgggggggtagttgattattggatgtttatgtAAAGTTATGTTTATGATGGTGGGGGAGAATGAACCATGAGAGAACGagacagattgacgagacattcaaatatatgattaatctggcatgacacagaaagtACAATGACAGCATGCATTTTCCATTTCACTGACATTGAATCGTATTATCGTACCCTCGCTCACTAAGCCTCTTCCCTTTTCACCACTCACAGTCAGTGAACGAACAGCGAGTCAGAGACTCAGCGACTACTTGGTCTGGTAGTCGAGTCTGAAaacgaacgagacgaacgagagagaagaatcagtttggtttgttcttgttaaagattcgttcattcgaactgattcgGTCGCGAACGACCCATCACTATGATCCTCCTCAGCATTATATTTTGTGATACGAGAAATTATTTAATTTCAACAGCTACAAGCGTCGAGTCCTCGACTGTAAGTTGAAAAGCTAATATACGTAACGGTTCCACTAATTGTATTGTTTGCAAATTATAAACCAGGCCACACATGGCCTCCGTCTTGAATCCCTCCATGGCTCTAAACTGTCATTCACAGATTTACATTTCTTTGTGAAATACAAATTTAGTAATGGAATTTACTTTGGACAAGCCATCAAGCAATGCTTCACATGAATAAAGAAGGTAGGCATATTATCCCTTGAAAAGAGGGAGTCCAAGGAAGTCAGTCTCATCCATAGTCCACCAGAACACCAGCAGGCCAGTCCCCATCACCAAGAACATCTTGAGGATGGATTTCAGCCACCCAAGACCCTACGAGGTTAATGAAAGATATATCTTCATAGGCGAAGCCAATCAAATATTACATCTATTTGATTGATTCTTTATGTAGTTCTTTGTACTTTACCACAAATCAACTCAATTTAAGAACTTTTAAAGCACTTACAGTCTCTGGTACCACATCGCGGTTGAGTTGTAGATTGGAGTTCAATGTGGGTGTATCATTTTCTCTCTTCCCCTAAAAACATAGAATTACTGTACTGTTTGCATGTGCATAATATGCAATCTGAGGACGCAGATTTTCAAATTGTGCTTGACATCCTTTCAGGTAATAATAGTCCTCTTACGTTGTATTCAGGGAtcatctcttcctctgcctcagTAGAACTGTCCAATAAATCCCTGCCATTACAGAAAAGTTGGTAGACATTAGTTCAGATCTACATGTGGCAGTCGGTTTGACCATCATGAGCCAATTTTGCATAAGAGAAATGAATGACACTTACGCCTCACTATCATAGTGAAAGACTTGAGGCAACAGATCCATGCAAAAGTGTACTTTTGTCTTCCTGCCTACACAGCGATCAAAACACGACCAAATCAAAATCCAAGGTTAACTTATTATCTTGGTGTTTAGGTCCTTATTTAAAGACTGTGTACATGCTCACCTTCTTGATCCATTTCCCCATCGCTTTCATTGTAAAACTTGTAGAAAGCCTGGATTCTCTCCTGTTCGTCTTCCCAATTCCTGTTGTCTTCATACTCGTCTCCATCATATCCGAGCTCAGCAATTCCCGAAGCCTCGTCCTCATGGGTGAAGAAGAAACCGTCATCCACAGATCCCTGATTGGACAACAAGGTGCTTGGGCGTATGTCACCCTGAACGTCTGTGTGGAAGGGGTCTTTTGAGGCCACCTTGGCAGGCTCTGCAGTTTCAAGTGAAGACTGTGAGTTCTGCTTGCCTCTGTCTTCTGTGTTTAACATGGACTCTTGAGAGAACCCAGGCATTTTTGCCCACATGTTGTCCTCACCACCAGTCGGTGACTCCCATGTGGTGTTGATCTTTGTCAGAGATGAGTCTTCAGAGACTCTCTTCATCTCGACATGGTGTTTCTGTAATGGCGGTGAACTGAGTGCAAGAGCTGACTCATGCTGACTTAAATCATCTCTTTTGCGTTCCCCATCAGTCTTGTTAGCTTGGATATCATCACTGTTGCTGATGATGTGTATTATTGGTGGTCTTGCGTCAAAGATGGACTCTGTGGCACATGTATGGTCGTAGAAATGATGAAGATCTTTATCTGATGGAGAGCATGTGTTGGTTGCTCCAATTAGCTCTGCCTCATCTTGGGTATGATCTGCATTCTCTGGACACGTACCTATCTCCTCTCCAACATCACTCCAACATGGCAGCACAGTTCTTTGTGCATATGGAAGGGTTTTTGATTTGCATTTGTCGTCCGTTGCCCCAGCTGTGAAAGCAATATTTCCTGTACCTAACAGTGtgggctctgtctctctatcaagATGAGATGTCTCACTCGAGGCAGAAAGCACTGCATCCAGATTGCCTTTGCTTTCTTCATCTGCGGCCTCGTCTTTCCTCCAAGAAGAGATGTCTGGGGGGAACACGGCAAAGGTCTCCCCAGCCCGTTGGTGGTCATCCC
Encoded here:
- the LOC115553611 gene encoding emerin; translated protein: MSTLSNKSDQEISALLDEYGIKHGPIVDSTRSLYEKKIQQAMGNKGKAKPSSDKTYYREEEEEVTYLSYRSPSMSEGYGDREQYSHSGQEYAQRNLQDENPYLRSRSEVYRSPDVVDKHYDTPLTYSTASYSNATPVKCSVPVPEEKSHRLIPLWVQFLVFLIVAVFLYFVICNMESTHSEPFKQVK
- the dnase1l1l gene encoding deoxyribonuclease I-like 1-like isoform X1, whose product is MSEYDDKGDWKDKEVPKSRRPAVPEVLQEDAESAGKELCKTAEEQEAEEPEEGLASMCRSHKLWDGYKEDRAFTGEPLAPDGSKVRNEAELGWSESDEDMGYFQKGPQDESWMNTQGDFLPEEERGSANERGAESDESMYKDKEKEEKKANFLTMLSPREDGGPCGDEDVLNFPIRDLVQSLGELVSGEDTVEGSTEKGKEFTGDDHQRAGETFAVFPPDISSWRKDEAADEESKGNLDAVLSASSETSHLDRETEPTLLGTGNIAFTAGATDDKCKSKTLPYAQRTVLPCWSDVGEEIGTCPENADHTQDEAELIGATNTCSPSDKDLHHFYDHTCATESIFDARPPIIHIISNSDDIQANKTDGERKRDDLSQHESALALSSPPLQKHHVEMKRVSEDSSLTKINTTWESPTGGEDNMWAKMPGFSQESMLNTEDRGKQNSQSSLETAEPAKVASKDPFHTDVQGDIRPSTLLSNQGSVDDGFFFTHEDEASGIAELGYDGDEYEDNRNWEDEQERIQAFYKFYNESDGEMDQEGRKTKVHFCMDLLPQVFHYDSEADLLDSSTEAEEEMIPEYNGKRENDTPTLNSNLQLNRDVVPETGLGWLKSILKMFLVMGTGLLVFWWTMDETDFLGLPLFKG